A region of the Epinephelus moara isolate mb chromosome 23, YSFRI_EMoa_1.0, whole genome shotgun sequence genome:
GATTCCCAAGTCAAGACTACCAAGTCCCGAATCTTAATCTTTGCGTTTCGAGttctaaacaagtcataatgcctTTTTTGCCAATTTTAATTAAGTTTAAACAAtagagtaataatatattaaacccAGAATatattatgtttaaaaaaatcatggaTGCTTTAAAAAATGAGCTAACTATGTTATTATTAGCCTCGATTTACTGTTCGTATAGCTCCAGCCACGTTGCATTTGAAGTCTATTCGACATGTCCTGCAAACCACGCCCGTCACCAGCACATGTTGTGACCCCCTAACCCCAACCCTAACCACCTCTACTGAGCAAACCAGGCCCCCATTAAAGCCGCTCAGCCTTGCACCAAATTTTCCTAGTGGCCACTGACAGTATTACAGCCAAGAAAAATCTGCTgcccaaaaaacattttccccgtagaccaccattgtaaaagacacgtctgtaaaactgttgacaggacacctcaaactgcaaacaaggtcaattatgactctttctttTATGAATTTTCAATCCATTGAGGTATCTTATTTGTTAACCTTTTCTGTAGCcaaaaaaaagtgatgtcatcacaatgtaaaatcTATGTGACAAGCAGGAACTCGCAGACGGAGCCAGTGGGGAAAAACAATATTGTGCACATTTAGCAGAAGTAAATCCAGAAGCTCAAATTTTTTGGTGTATGTGAAAGgcgagcaactccattggaatgaataggcgccatcttgtggtCTAGTATCTAGTTATTCTATGCTATTATGTGTAAACTAAAGAAATATTagtaaaagtatttaaagtGTTACTGGAGAGGGACTTTAAACTTTCAGGTGCAGTTTCACCTCATCATGTATTCCTGAGGTGGAGAAAAGCTTGTGATGCTCACTGCTCACTGAGCTACAGTCAGAGACAGCTGACAATCTGCCATGTTTTCTTCAGCCCCAGTGACTCTGGACCCCAACACCGCTGCTCCGTGGCTCGTCCTGTCAGATGACCTCACCAGCGTCTCTGACAGTGACGAAAAGCAGAAGCTGCCCGACAACCCGGAGAGGTTTGACCCCGACACCGGTGTACTGGGCCGTGAGAGCTTCACCTCAGGCAAACACGCCTGGGACGTCAACGTGGGAGACAACACAGCGTGGGTCGTCGGCGTGGCTAAAGAATCCGtgcagaggaaagagaaagtGGCGTCAGTGCTGAAGAACGGCTACCTGAGCGTGTACTTTTACCACAAAATGTACTTCGCCGGCACGTCTCCTTTAACAAGGCTGAACTTGAAGAGGACCCCACAGAGGATCAGGGTGCAGCTGGACTGTGACAAGGGCAGAGTGTCTTTCTACGACccacatgacaacacacacatctacacctTCAAGCACGCCATCACTGAGAGAGTCTTCCCCTACTTCTGGGTGGGTTGTCAGCAGTGTCCTCTGACGGTGGAGCCGCTGGAGGTTTCTGTGAGAGCTGCTGAATATTTCTAAAAGTTAATTTCCACTTCACAACTTCTACTTTACTGCAGCACAAAGGGAACGGGAACACAGTGAGGGGAGAGCGCTCAGAATTCTTGGTTCGGTATAATGTCCTACAACCTTTTCCAGTTTCAAACATATAGGCCTTCAATAATCAGTACTCTGCCTGTACACTTTACAGTAAGCAGCAACATACTTCAGTTTGATCTCTGCACTTTAATCTACTATAAAAAGTCCTTCtgtttcattattgttttggaGGAAATACAGACTCACAGCATAATGTGTTTTAGAAATTAACCAGATAAACagcttaatgtgttttttttttctaatcccAATTTTGTTAATAAACATATATGGCAAATACTAAATGGGCTTTATGTGCAGATACTAATGAGAGTgctaatttacaaataaattatttgcaAATATCACGACTTCCTTGATTTTGTgcaacctgcagctcctgtTTGTTGTCTTATACTACATGTTTATCCtaaaatgaaacactgaatgTTTCTTCTCGCATTTTATGggttacagtaacataaaaacGGTCCCAGAGGAAGCCATTATATAAAATCATTACAGGGTAGATGCAGTGTAAAATCACTAATGGCTGGTATTTCAATATGTAACTACAGATAGACTCCACACTGCAATGTCAAACATTTGACAGCTGTGATACTGATAATTTGACCGTAATAACTAAAGATTAAAGAGaattaaacacttaaaaaattgCACCTTATACTAAAAAATGGATGTGGCCACACACAAAAATTAGCTccacaaatttttttttttttttctttttaaacatctccaaacattttcagaacaaacaaaatgcattttgcACAGTCAGCATTCACAGTTGGAGAATGTCGtctgttttcagacatttttccGCTTTATTGCCCAGTTTACATACAAGGCTCTCAAACAGGCCCCTCAGGTCTGCCAGTCTGGGTCTTCTAACCACTCCAGAGTCCAGGTTAAAGACAAAGGGTGATGGAGCCGTTTCAGTTCTTGCTCCTCGGCTTTGGAACAGCCTCCCGCTGAGCATCAGATCAGCTGACTCTGTTCAGGTCTttaagggcctgtcccaatacccccccttagccctacccctagatttgcgcattcccgcgaggggtaagggtgtcccaattcctttttgcgtgtaggggtagggggcataacgaggggtagtgggtatgaaactagcccttcggagcgagggatttcaaaTGCTGACTTGCCAAAGAGAGGTAGACGCCATgactaccaccgagcaagagacggggaaaaacgTTCACACATAGCTAAcgccgtcgtcaggttgcttgttagctagctagctcgcactatctggcgtctgtcatctgtcctgttctgcaaaattgtcggatttttcacattacgataacacgccagctagtataactatgctgccttgtaatgttagctggttagctagctagctagctaacagaagtcccctgttatctgtcgttcatcaaacgaagcatgatgaatacagcaaacgcgataggtaggatgaactcaaccggagactccattgtagatgccggttggaaatgtagatggctcgcagcttcctgtttaaaataattacgtatgcgtgaacgtaaccgacacggtgacgtagtgagtggtgtcccaattcctagggaaagaattcaacccctacccctcgttgcttcatttcgagggccaaggggtagtggacaatggctaggggtagggccaagggctaaggggtagtggacaagggggggtacTGGGATTGGGCCTAAATCTGGTCTAAGAAAACTTACTTTTACAGATTGGCCTTCTCTCACAGTTGACACAGACTTATTGTGTGAATGGCACTGTATGTATGCAgccatgtgtatatgtgtgcatgcTTACAGTATGTGTTAAGTGTATATGTTGGTGTAGGTGTATGTATATGCTTATTAgtatcacttttattttgtattttttgtgccTTGGAAAGCactttaaagttttgtttttttttaaatgttagagAAGTAATCAGTTAGTTCCATATatttaatgaaataattaaaatactAACATTACTAATTACATCTTTAACAGGGTAACTAATAATTTGTTACcaatacatttcaaaagtaacttTCCCCAACACTGGTAATTACACATCAAATGTAATCTGGTATATTACATGTGATGTAAAGCTGTTTTTTGCCCAAGAGTACTattttgattttagttttggccttccttattttatcttttactttggtgacatTTAATGACatgcttgttttattttccttgtgtttagttttattgtacagcactgtaactgtgttttgaaagatgCTTCATAAacaaatatgtgtttgtgtgtgttaatgtgttattACTGTGAAAACACTATAAACTGAtccttttttattattgttatttttaatcttGGTGTTTTAACAGCAATAAATGCCTCACCCCTCCCACCTCACTGTGCAGCCTGGGGCGTCGACATcagtcctcttcttcttcactgaaAGTTACACGGAAGTGCCAGTGATAAATTTAGCTTGTGCTACCTGTCTGAACAAGtggttaaaaaataattacttcCATAACTTTCTGAGTACAGTTAATTTGTCTCAAGCTGCTTTTCCCCATCAAGTATCAACGTTAACGGCCTTAGCAGTGTCACGGTAAGATTAGCCGACTCGTTAATTAACGGTAGCTCAattagctaactgttagcatcgcTTTAGCCGCGATGCTAACAGTGAATGTAGCTAATAGCTAATTAGTTATAGCCGCGATGCTAACGGTGCCtgtagctagcagctaatgatgtgttttaaatccaCAAGAACAGTGAAAAAGTTgagtttttgttgttaattAGAGGTTGGATAAAGTTATATTaacataaattaaaacacagtcatcaacaaaaatattattttctttgtaaGTTTGATTCTAAACCAAATCATGTTGAAAATACTAATTTAATTTGAGCCTACACCATTTCCTTTTTGCTAATTTACTAAAACTGAATTGTTCAGactgcattattattatcaattattttctcaattaatgaATTAGTCAAAAATTAGTTATAAAATGGGGGACAATATCTACCAGTGTTTTCCAGGTATCCTCAAATGTCTCGTTTTGTCCataatattcagtttactgtcataaagGAGTGAAGAAATGGATTTTAATGTATCACCTCCATGTGTGtaacactcaccggccactttattaggtacacttgttCAACTGCTTATTAATTCAAGTAGAGGCATtcaggcatgtagacatggtcaagacgacctgctgaagttcaaactgagcatcagaatgaggaagaaaggtgatttaagtgactttcaatgtggcatggttgttggtgccagacgggctgtagcattttcacacacaaccatctctagggtttacagaggatggtccgaaaaagagaaaatatccagtgagtgagccaaaatgccttgttgatgccagaggtcagaggagaatggccagactggttcaagatgatagaaaggcaacagtaagtcaaataaccactggttacaaccaaggtctgcagaagaccatctctgaagNNNNNNNNNNNNNNNNNNNNNNNNNNNNNNNNNNNNNNNNNNNNNNNNNNNNNNNNNNNNNNNNNNNNNNNNNNNNNNNNNNNNNNNNNNNNNNNNNNNNNNNNNNNNNNNNNNNNNNNNNNNNNNNNNNNNNNNNNNNNNNNNNNNNNNNNNNNNNNNNNNNNNNNNNNNNNatgagttcactgtactccaatggcctccacagtcaccagatctcaatccaatagagcacctttgggatgtggtggaacaggagattcacatcatggatgtgcagccgacaaatctgcagcaactgtgtgatgtcatcatgtcaatatggaccaaaatctctgaggaatgtttccagcaccttgttgaatctatgccaccaagaattaacgcagttctgaaggcaaaaggggtcccacctggtactagcaaggtgtacctaataaagtggccagtgagtgtatttcCATGTCTTTTAGCAGCGCAAATCAATCTTGCATAGAATTGTATAGTAGTATATTGCAAATTCATATTGAAAATTACATTAGTTTGGGATTCATTTAATAATTTACaactaatcaattcattgttgcAGCTCCATCCAGGATGCCATACCTTCCATCCAGCAGAGGGACGAAGAGAAAGTTGGCAGACGATGCTGGTGGTTTACAGCCCCAGTCCAAATCTTCCAAAGTCACCTTCCTGAGCCCGTCTCTTATCCTGCTGGAGCTCCCCTCTGACGCCAACAGCAGCTTCCCAGTGTGGGAGGCCATGAGATCCCAGCAGGTTGACGTCACCTGGACCGTCGACCCCTACAGCGCCATGGTTCATTTCACCCCTGTGACCTCTCAGCAGGGGAAGAGAACAACCTCCAGCCAAACTGAAGACACTTCCAGCGCTACACAGAGCTCAGTGCCTTTTTCTGGGATCCCGCAACCTCAGTTGGCCATCCAGCCCATCACTCAGCTGCACAACACCTCCCAGAACTCCTGTGTTGTGCTCACCCTTTCCCAAAACAGCACCCAGTTAGCGCCAAGCCTTCCAGGTCAACTAGTCTACACACCTCCAACCCCTACGCCAGTCACCTCCGTCATCATTTCCCTGCCACTCACCATCACCCAGCCACAGCCTGCCTTTCAGCCCAGCACCCCTACCAAGAGACTCACCATCCAGACCCCACCAGCCACCCCCACTATGCCGCAAGCCCCGTCTAAAGTGCCTGACCCCAACCTGTTCCACACAAGGAGCTCCGCCAACATCGAGATCTGTGACAACTTCCTCCTGGGTTTGTGTCAGGCAGGGAGGAAGTGTAAGATGCACCACACTCCCTACCCATTTCACTGGCAGCTGTGGAGTGTGGTCACCCACCGGTGGATCGACATCCCCCTTCGCTCTCAGGTCCTAATGGAGAAGTTGTACTGCGATGTCAACCAAGAGGCCATTTGTGTCAAGGATGGGTGAGTGAGGCTAATAATTCTTGTTTTCTTGTTCTGTGTTGACAACAGTAAGTTAAAGCTGGCGTAGGCTGGCACCAgtttcatctctcctctctcacactctctgcacAGCTGCACACAAAAACTTTTTAACTCCCCCCACTAAGGTGTTTAATTGTTCCCAAACCCACTTGATACCTTTATACTCATGTTacagttttgtgtcctgtgctgcaaacctttaaacctctgtagctccattGCTACGTGCAAAACATTAATGTGcagccctgctatttatttgATATCATTATTCATGtaaatgttgtgcagctgtatattttaaaacagggacaaaaatccctgtctttgcattttattttgatcacagtctgttttttataGAAGTGCTTGTGACACCTCacatgtggctttgacttgcaactgaaaactacattttgtaaaaaaaacaaaaaaaaaaacctagtaCCTAACCTTAgttacataaacatgaacttgtTAGCCTATGACTCCAGTTAGCAAAaagctaaactattagcaataTTTTCCCTCCTTCTCTGAAAAGCTTCACCAATATTgacgtgttttattttgtttattgtcagactctttcTCAGACTTTTTGAGAAGCCTGTCGTCCTTTTTGTGGGTTATTTGCAGTGTAGACAGCTTGAATAGCAACTTTTCCCTGCAGGATTCTCCGTCATTGAATCAAGCTTTCACTAAAAAGACGTGTATGCACATCTGCatcagtagaacagccaataggaatgccctctctctgaaatgacctgtcaTTGGCATAAGTCTCCCGTCATGAGCTTGATTGTCTAAAGCCTGTAAGCAGACCCAAGAGTTGGTGCAGGAGTCTTCTCTCAGACCGCTTGAATAACAATGTGTTCAAATTTCATTATGGGATTGTAACCTTGCGGTGCTGTTTTGCCCAACTCTCCCTTCAGGCAGGTCTGCAACACTTTAAACTTTGACTCAATGGATGTGGACGACATATCCAAGTATGACAAGGTCAGACGACTGACTAACTCTGACAGTCCGATCAGAAACCCTCACTTTCCCAGTAGATGGAAGTTCTTCTGGTGGAACAACATGGACTGGGAAGAGTACAACAAGGTGAacgtctctttttttttttttcagtctttgaATTTTTCTTATCATTGCACCCAGTTCAGTTTCAGAAGCTCCTTGTTCACTGAGATCTCTCTGTAGGATGCGTCAGCCGTGCTGCTGCAGAATATGAATGAAAAGGAGCCGGAGTGTACTCTCACCATCGGCTCGCAGCAGTACAAGGTGGACTTCACCTCCATGGTGCAGACCAACGTCACCACAGGGTTCGAGAGAGAGGTTCGCTGCAGGCCCGTCTACCGCTCCCCTGTTTCCATGCAGCCTTACCTGCAGTCAGTATCCATTTCTCTGGAAgcattaacattttaattaaaagaaaattgtATTGGTGGTGCTGAAACCAACTCAGTAGTTATTGTCCAGCGTAATGTCCTTCTTCTCTCTGTACACCCCACACCCAGGACAGAGGTCAAGACCAACCCCTCCAAACCCAACAGTGATCCTCCAGCAGCCAACTTCAGCGTGGACCCTCTGAAGGAGTTCAGCTCCTGGTATCCTCCAGTGTGGAGTGTGACCTCTGAGGACTACAGCCTGGTGGATGTTCCTGCAGGCACGGAGGCTTACCGCAGTCTCCTGAACCTGTTCTGCGAGAGCCTGCCCGAGACCAGGGTGGACATTGTCAGCATCCAGCAGGTCCAGAGCCTCCTCCACTGGGACAAATACCAAAGGTTCGTAAATAACAGCTTCAGTTGCCTGTTGGAAAGTCTGACGGCAAAATagagtggtgaaaatattctaaaacacattaaaatacttGTGCGTGCGTGTCATGACAGGCAGAAGGCGTACATGCAGAAGCAGCACGCCGACTTGAAGAATCCTCTGGAGAGACATCTCTTCCACGGGACGACCAAAAAGGCCTCAGAGGACATCTGCTACAACAACTTCGACCTCCGCATGGCCGGAGTCAACGGAACATCCCACGGCGTCGGCTCCTACTTCGCCAGCACCGCCTCCTTCTCCCACACCTTCTCGGCCGTGGTGGCGTCGGATGAGGTTCGTCACATGTTCCTGGCCAAAGTCCTGGTGGGGAAGGTTTGTCTCGGGAGGCACAACTACCACCGGCCACCGCCGCTGTACTCCACGACGAGGAAATTCTGTCTCTACGACAGCTGCGTGGACAACGTGGACAAACCCACGATATTTGTAGTGTTTGACAGCTGTCAGTGCTACCCGTACTACCTCATCAAGTACAAAGACCTGCCCAAGGAGGTTGAGATCTGAGAAAGCAGACGAGTTCGGTGATGCTGGTTGTTCAGACAGAGTGTTGAGTTATAAGATCATCAGATGTTATCACCTGCAGttagtgtgtgtcagtgtgtgcagttAGTTATGTGCCATGAACTTCTACTTAACAACAATGAAGTTCTGAGAGGAGACAGTTCAAAAAAgttcaaaatgtcttttattttggtaagTCAAACCTTTCACATGGATGGAAATAAGTacttctgtttgtcttttaaagTGTTCTGAATCAAATTGacctctgctgtgtttatgaaaataaactgtttgacTGAATACATTCATCTCTTGGTGTTTAAACCTGATAAACAGATTTGATCGTCCTTTGTTAAAATATATCTGgttatatttttgtcaaatgtTGGACTGGAATGTGTTTGACCGAAATAGTAAAAGCATATATCTTTGAAAATATTTCCTATAAATTCCCTTTTCTCTCTgaaaactccacacagaatgACAAAACAGGATTTTCATACATTGCTGGCACACTTACAATGACAAATGTATTACTTTCCTCAAAATTAGGTGTTCTTTGCTgcttgttttcatgttttgagCAGGAAACGCCCAATTCAAACAGAAAAGCACTGAACACCTTTTCTTTAAAGCATCCaaattaaattgatttaaaggtatactatgcggGATttccctaaaaaacaatgtatgaaTTTATATAAAAGTAATCCCTTTAAGTCATTGGACGGAGCAGTgaatgacaacaaccccgctcacatttaagagtactgtttgtggtggaaacactagggtctaggtaccatgtcagaagggttactgttggttccaaaggcaccatactgaaagtgtgttgtggaaatggggcttaagcCGAAACGCCAAACGAGAGTGAATGTGGGGTTTGATTTGACTGATAATCacgcatagtatacctttaaagtaACTGAATTATTTACTGTTGGCTCTGCAGCAATAATGACCCTGCCCCtcacagacatacagtacactgTGTTAACAAAATATTAAGGACATTTAATGACAAAGGATTATTGTCCTTTATTGATTTCCCTTAAGTTTCCCTTATAACTCAAAAGGGATGAGATGGAGATGAAGAGGCACCGGCAGTTTTGTTGCTGAAGCTTTGAGACAGACAAAATGTGGGAATATCAGCTCAATAAAATGTCTATATTGAATATGAAGCGTAAATACAGTAGATTTCTGCAAAGTCTGGGAAGGTTTCTGTATCTTCATGCTTCACTTctatacattattttaaaatccCATGTCttgaaatgacattttgtatttcatgtcgCTATATGTACGCTAGAATAGATCAAATAAGAAGGCATGATCTTctattttatatacagtatgtaaatcCTTTCTTTCTAAATGTGCAATTctgcatttatgtttttttcccatgatAACCCAAcctgttacaacaaagaaaaatcaCAGTCACAAGATAAAAATTACACTTattcacaaaaaaacccacaaaaaccGTTAAGACAGGCCTGTTCGGAATAATGCACGTTCCACACGAGAATAAAAAGAGGGATGACGAAATGATAATAAAAGGATGATGTCAACATTAGTTATGAGAAGATGGCAGAGTAAAACATGTCGCCACATTTAAAGATGTAAACATGATTGAAATTGTGACTGTGATGCAAGTTACTTATCAAAAAGAAACTCTTGGACAGatgagaaacagaaaacaacttGACTTTCTTTGTCCCTTCTGACCAAATACTAACTCTACAGATTGGCCTGAGGGTGGCGCCAGAGGACAGGCCATGTAGTGGAGGGTTCAGACTGTGGCGTCGTGGACACCTACATCCTTTGGTCCACTCCTCTGAGtaaggcaaaacaaaacaaaaacactgacagaaataaaatgtacaggCAAAAGAATTAATACAAAATGcatcattaaagggacagttcaccccaaaatcaagcccatttttcctcttacctggagtgtttttttg
Encoded here:
- the LOC126385266 gene encoding protein mono-ADP-ribosyltransferase TIPARP-like, with the translated sequence MPYLPSSRGTKRKLADDAGGLQPQSKSSKVTFLSPSLILLELPSDANSSFPVWEAMRSQQVDVTWTVDPYSAMVHFTPVTSQQGKRTTSSQTEDTSSATQSSVPFSGIPQPQLAIQPITQLHNTSQNSCVVLTLSQNSTQLAPSLPGQLVYTPPTPTPVTSVIISLPLTITQPQPAFQPSTPTKRLTIQTPPATPTMPQAPSKVPDPNLFHTRSSANIEICDNFLLGLCQAGRKCKMHHTPYPFHWQLWSVVTHRWIDIPLRSQVLMEKLYCDVNQEAICVKDGQVCNTLNFDSMDVDDISKYDKVRRLTNSDSPIRNPHFPSRWKFFWWNNMDWEEYNKDASAVLLQNMNEKEPECTLTIGSQQYKVDFTSMVQTNVTTGFEREVRCRPVYRSPVSMQPYLQTEVKTNPSKPNSDPPAANFSVDPLKEFSSWYPPVWSVTSEDYSLVDVPAGTEAYRSLLNLFCESLPETRVDIVSIQQVQSLLHWDKYQRQKAYMQKQHADLKNPLERHLFHGTTKKASEDICYNNFDLRMAGVNGTSHGVGSYFASTASFSHTFSAVVASDEVRHMFLAKVLVGKVCLGRHNYHRPPPLYSTTRKFCLYDSCVDNVDKPTIFVVFDSCQCYPYYLIKYKDLPKEVEI